In Fluviispira sanaruensis, the genomic stretch GCTTCTTCTTTAGAAGAAATCATCATATTTTTCCTTTTTTTTGGAGGTAAATTTTGAATTATCACGGCCATCTTTGTCTGTGATAACGCAATGGTAGAGTTGTATCATATGAGAAAAAATTGCATTCTTGAGAACAAAATGAGCAATATATTCTTCTTTTTCCTCCTCGCTCGGCCTGAAATCGGAAAAAAGTATTTTTTTCCTTATGAATTTTATGAGGATCTTCACTCAAATCTCCTTTCGAAATATTTTCCGCAATGTTTTTGCATGTGACAACGACTGTCACATTTTCATTTATTGCAGAAATACTAGGAAAAATTGTAGTACGATCACCCACGAATTTTAGTTCAGTTTGCTTTGAGATAGTAAGTTTTAATCTCAGTCGGCGCATTTTTTCTTGCCTCGCTCTTTGCATTTTTCCATGCGAGGTCATCCGATATTTTTTATTCGCTTTTTTATATCTGTTAATTTTAGCTGTTTTTTTACAATCTGGACAATATATATTTCCAAAATCACAGTCTAAACAAATAAGCACCTCTATTTTACAGAGTAGGCAAAAATATCTCCTATGTGGGGGAAGTTTGGCGTTGGCTTGAGTATCTTTATTTTTTGTCGAATAATTACTCATGTAGTAGTCCAAAAGCTTCATGCACAAGTCTTGTCGCTAAACTTTAGCTTGTGTGTGAGGCTTTCTTTATTTGTTCACAATAATTAAATTAAACTCTTCGATCATTCACACAATATTATTTAATTTAATACAATTGACTTTTTGACACTTAATACGCACTTTTTTCATTATTACGCGCTTTTAGATTGTTGCTGACAGGCATGAGCACCGCAAGGAACTATCGTGAGAATTTGATTGCAAAAAGTCATAAGGCTTCCACTATAAACCGCAGAATCCAAAGCATTGCGGCTTTTTTATCTTACCTTGATGTCACAGATAAGCAAAATCCCTTTCGTAACTTAAAGCAAATCCAAATTGTCCGTACAGCTCCTAAATCCATCGATCGCAATGAATCAAATAAAGTATTACGTTTTGCTGATAATTTAGAAGAAAAGGATCATGGTCTTTCCTTTGCCATTGTTTCGTTATTAAGGCATGCAGGGCTCAGAGCAAGTGAGCTTGTGGCACTTCGCGTTTCTGATATTGATATCAAAGAAAAAAGTGGGAAAGTTCTTGTAAGGAATGGGAAGGGGTTTAAGGAACGACTTGTTCCTTTAAACTTAGATGCAAGAGAGGGGTTAAAACCTTGGCTTGAAGCTAGAAAAGAAGTTTTAAAGAATATTGAGACACGCTTTTTAAATAAAGGAAAAGATGTTCCCGATTGGGTTTATTCAGATTTCCTATTTATTGGGCAAAGAGGGGTTTTAACTCCTCGTGGTGTTCATCATATCACTCAAAAGATCGGACTCCTTGCTAATTTAGATATCTGTCTTGGGCCTCATCGTTTAAGACATACTTTTGCACGGGCGGCTCTTGATCCTAATGGTTATTCATTAAATCGAGCTCCCGTTCCCTTACCAGCCCTTAAAAAGATGTTAGGACATTCTAGAATTGAAACCACTTCGATTTATGCTGAATTTACCCATGATGACCACGCCAGGTTTCTTGAGGAAAGGGAGAAGTAATACAGCGTATACAAAGTTTTAACACTTAACTCAAACCTTAAAATTTTTATTTATTTATCGTAATATCTATCATAGTCATCATCTCTTTCTACATTTATTTCGAATCCATCATAATTTATATCATAAAATTCACCAATATTTTCATTCTCATCTATGAGGCATAGCCCAAAAATCACTATTTTTCCATAATGAAATTCTTTATAATGAAAATCTTCAGTATATCCATTGAAGGAATATTCTTCACTGACGCAGCATTCCATTTTATTTGTATCTTTAAATAATCCAAACTCTTCAACATTGAAATTTTCGGTGGAAACATTTTCTACAGTAAAAGTTAAAAAATCCCCAATCTTATCTATAATACAATCGTTAATATATTCTTTGACATCATGAACGATTAATGATTCTCCGTCTTTTAAATCTTCATATAATTCTTGAAACAAGTCATAGTA encodes the following:
- a CDS encoding tyrosine-type recombinase/integrase gives rise to the protein MSTARNYRENLIAKSHKASTINRRIQSIAAFLSYLDVTDKQNPFRNLKQIQIVRTAPKSIDRNESNKVLRFADNLEEKDHGLSFAIVSLLRHAGLRASELVALRVSDIDIKEKSGKVLVRNGKGFKERLVPLNLDAREGLKPWLEARKEVLKNIETRFLNKGKDVPDWVYSDFLFIGQRGVLTPRGVHHITQKIGLLANLDICLGPHRLRHTFARAALDPNGYSLNRAPVPLPALKKMLGHSRIETTSIYAEFTHDDHARFLEEREK